From a region of the Oscarella lobularis chromosome 7, ooOscLobu1.1, whole genome shotgun sequence genome:
- the LOC136188802 gene encoding uncharacterized protein isoform X1: protein MTNVRCGKFYHVYLLYTGQDKTNVDVAYLELKKLQLEAFYDSLDVSWGDSTSTIADDAFRRSTLVGAFLSDAFFRDDQAKSYLDTALKRSQEESGRDVVGLLLNLTEGEATKKCPLLNSNRVKLVSYKGGADYSRWAREIRDKSRVCSKPSDSVTEDKLLQTCHQTDLNVKIILHDMRRFPDSAEVQAESLVKLQECALKGDNQTIMLQEDGIVFVAKILATYKTNHNIYRYGLGTIACMCFRRDDIRRVAGNCGVVSSVIHAFDHFIDDEDVLQEACACVTNLSMDKQNRQQFLAESVACRMANVIKQKGSHLLLLRWSYSAFWAISKNCPEGISQFLDCQGIELLINAMDHRITSPKTNLKELDSILHAHACRLATVVASVGEVRLELIEKGMLEKCRQVQLAFPKTDSAHKAAGATIEALLGQEGVELDHVEIMLRLTGDAAKLHWLLRTGMSVFHCSAVQCYVLSSLFFLTESTRDEMASFGGFQYLVHVMTSPRYLDNAEIQEKTCSCLATFCRAHRDNKQRATNCGALIAVIDTMKRFLYHKQNANPKLFQEALAAMVNMTSGIAENQVTAAKRSVIGLVLRIMETFEHDLELTRWGAALLATVCNENEENIRRAEKQSVISRLVHTWQCRMGDEVTVLWVSKATARMCAVNEMIDKFCQQGALELVQEATALYSGKDRSPIELSLRQCMHLLLKEESADDQKKSVWRNLSEKGLRFTYNVQVFDYRCRSQ, encoded by the exons ATGACGAACGTTCGTTGCG GAAAATTCTATCACGTTTACTTGCTCTATACCGGTCAGGACAAAACAAACGTTGACGTCGCCTACTTGGAGCTGAAGAAGCTCCAACTGGAAGCCTTCTATGACTCGTTGGACGTATCTTGGGGTGATTCGACCTCAACTATCGCCGATGACGCGTTCCGTCGTTCGACTCTTGTCGGCGCCTTTCTCAGCGATGCATTTTTCCGCGACGATCAAGCGAAGAGCTATTTGGACACAGCGCTGAAAAGATCTCAAGAAGAATCTGGTCGAGACGTCGTTGGCCTTCTCTTGAATCTGACCGAAGGAGAAGCGACAAAAAAGTGTCCTCTTCTTAATAGCAACCGTGTCAAATTGGTGTCATACAAAGGAGGGGCTGACTATTCAAGATGGGCGAGAGAAATTAGAGACAAAAGCCGAG TCTGTTCTAAACCGTCTGATTCTGTGACCGAAGACAAACTACTCCAAACATGCCATCAAA CAGATCTAAATGTAAAAATCATATTGCACGATATGAGGCGTTTTCCTGACAGCGCGGAAGTTCAAGCAGAGAGTCTTGTCAAGCTGCAAGAATGCGCTCTAAAGG GAGACAATCAAACAATCATGCTGCAGGAAGATGGAATAGTTTTTGTTGCCAAAATTTTGGCAACGTATAAAACAAATCATAATATCTATAGATATGGGCTGGGAACAATAGCCTGCATGTGCTTCAGACGAG ACGACATTCGTCGCGTTGCAGGAAATTGCGGTGTCGTCTCAAGCGTTATTCATGCCTTTGACCACTTTATTGATGATGAAGACGTTTTGCAAGAAGCGTGCGCGTGTGTGACGAATTTGTCTATGGACAAAC AAAATCGTCAACAATTTCTTGCGGAATCCGTTGCATGTCGAATGGCCAATGTAATCAAGCAAAAAGGCAGTCACTTGCTCCTGTTGCGGTGGTCCTATTCCGCATTTTGGGCTATTTCcaaaaattgtc CTGAAGGTATAAGCCAGTTTTTGGACTGCCAGGGTATTGAACTTCTGATTAATGCTATGGATCATCGCATCACCTCACCAAAAACCAATCTAAAAGAGCTCGACTCAATTTTACATGCACATGCCTGTCGCCTTGCAACTGTAGTAGCATCTGTTG GAGAAGTACGCCTTGAGTTAATTGAGAAAGGAATGCTGGAAAAATGTCGACAAGTCCAGCTTGCATTTCCCAAAACTGATTCTGCTCACAAAGCCGCTGGTGCAACTATTGAAGCATTGCTGGGTCAAGAAGGTGTTG AATTGGATCACGTGGAGATAATGTTGAGGCTTACCGGAGACGCAGCTAAATTGCACTGGTTACTGAGAACGGGAATGAGCGTTTTTCATTGCTCGGCAGTTCAGTGCTACGTATTGTCCTCATTGTTTTTTCTGACGG AATCAACTCGTGACGAAATGGCTAGTTTTGGAGGATTTCAATATCTTGTTCATGTCATGACATCTCCTCGCTACTTGGACAACGCTGAAATTCAAGAAAAGACTTGCTCTTGCTTGGCGACATTTTGTAGAGCGCATC GTGACAATAAGCAGCGTGCGACGAATTGTGGAGCGTTGATTGCCGTAATTGATACCATGAAAAGATTTTTGTATCACAAACAAAATGCCAACCCGAAGCTATTTCAAGAAGCGCTTGCAGCCATGGTAAACATGACGTCAGGCATAG CTGAAAACCAAGTCACTGCTGCAAAAAGAAGTGTCATTGGTCTAGTTCTTCGTATAATGGAAACGTTTGAGCACGATTTGGAGTTGACTAGATGGGGAGCAGCACTATTGGCAACTGTTTGCAACGAAAACG AAGAGAACATACGAAGAGCGGAAAAACAGTCTGTAATATCTCGACTGGTGCACACGTGGCAATGTAGAATGGGCGACGAAGTAACGGTATTGTGGGTGTCGAAAGCAACGGCAAGAATGTGCGCTGTGAACG AAATGATTGACAAGTTTTGTCAGCAAGGAGCTCTCGAGCTCGTTCAAGAAGCAACAGCATTATACAGCGGCAAGGATCGTTCTCCTATTGAATTGTCTCTACGCCAATGCATGCACTTGCTTCTGAAAGAAGAG AGTGCAGACGaccaaaagaaaag TGTTTGGAGAAATTTGTCAGAGAAAGGGCTTCGTTTTACCTATAACGTACAAGTATTCGATTATCGCTGCAGATCTCAATAG
- the LOC136188802 gene encoding uncharacterized protein isoform X2 encodes MTNVRCGKFYHVYLLYTGQDKTNVDVAYLELKKLQLEAFYDSLDVSWGDSTSTIADDAFRRSTLVGAFLSDAFFRDDQAKSYLDTALKRSQEESGRDVVGLLLNLTEGEATKKCPLLNSNRVKLVSYKGGADYSRWAREIRDKSRVCSKPSDSVTEDKLLQTCHQNLNVKIILHDMRRFPDSAEVQAESLVKLQECALKGDNQTIMLQEDGIVFVAKILATYKTNHNIYRYGLGTIACMCFRRDDIRRVAGNCGVVSSVIHAFDHFIDDEDVLQEACACVTNLSMDKQNRQQFLAESVACRMANVIKQKGSHLLLLRWSYSAFWAISKNCPEGISQFLDCQGIELLINAMDHRITSPKTNLKELDSILHAHACRLATVVASVGEVRLELIEKGMLEKCRQVQLAFPKTDSAHKAAGATIEALLGQEGVELDHVEIMLRLTGDAAKLHWLLRTGMSVFHCSAVQCYVLSSLFFLTESTRDEMASFGGFQYLVHVMTSPRYLDNAEIQEKTCSCLATFCRAHRDNKQRATNCGALIAVIDTMKRFLYHKQNANPKLFQEALAAMVNMTSGIAENQVTAAKRSVIGLVLRIMETFEHDLELTRWGAALLATVCNENEENIRRAEKQSVISRLVHTWQCRMGDEVTVLWVSKATARMCAVNEMIDKFCQQGALELVQEATALYSGKDRSPIELSLRQCMHLLLKEESADDQKKSVWRNLSEKGLRFTYNVQVFDYRCRSQ; translated from the exons ATGACGAACGTTCGTTGCG GAAAATTCTATCACGTTTACTTGCTCTATACCGGTCAGGACAAAACAAACGTTGACGTCGCCTACTTGGAGCTGAAGAAGCTCCAACTGGAAGCCTTCTATGACTCGTTGGACGTATCTTGGGGTGATTCGACCTCAACTATCGCCGATGACGCGTTCCGTCGTTCGACTCTTGTCGGCGCCTTTCTCAGCGATGCATTTTTCCGCGACGATCAAGCGAAGAGCTATTTGGACACAGCGCTGAAAAGATCTCAAGAAGAATCTGGTCGAGACGTCGTTGGCCTTCTCTTGAATCTGACCGAAGGAGAAGCGACAAAAAAGTGTCCTCTTCTTAATAGCAACCGTGTCAAATTGGTGTCATACAAAGGAGGGGCTGACTATTCAAGATGGGCGAGAGAAATTAGAGACAAAAGCCGAG TCTGTTCTAAACCGTCTGATTCTGTGACCGAAGACAAACTACTCCAAACATGCCATCAAA ATCTAAATGTAAAAATCATATTGCACGATATGAGGCGTTTTCCTGACAGCGCGGAAGTTCAAGCAGAGAGTCTTGTCAAGCTGCAAGAATGCGCTCTAAAGG GAGACAATCAAACAATCATGCTGCAGGAAGATGGAATAGTTTTTGTTGCCAAAATTTTGGCAACGTATAAAACAAATCATAATATCTATAGATATGGGCTGGGAACAATAGCCTGCATGTGCTTCAGACGAG ACGACATTCGTCGCGTTGCAGGAAATTGCGGTGTCGTCTCAAGCGTTATTCATGCCTTTGACCACTTTATTGATGATGAAGACGTTTTGCAAGAAGCGTGCGCGTGTGTGACGAATTTGTCTATGGACAAAC AAAATCGTCAACAATTTCTTGCGGAATCCGTTGCATGTCGAATGGCCAATGTAATCAAGCAAAAAGGCAGTCACTTGCTCCTGTTGCGGTGGTCCTATTCCGCATTTTGGGCTATTTCcaaaaattgtc CTGAAGGTATAAGCCAGTTTTTGGACTGCCAGGGTATTGAACTTCTGATTAATGCTATGGATCATCGCATCACCTCACCAAAAACCAATCTAAAAGAGCTCGACTCAATTTTACATGCACATGCCTGTCGCCTTGCAACTGTAGTAGCATCTGTTG GAGAAGTACGCCTTGAGTTAATTGAGAAAGGAATGCTGGAAAAATGTCGACAAGTCCAGCTTGCATTTCCCAAAACTGATTCTGCTCACAAAGCCGCTGGTGCAACTATTGAAGCATTGCTGGGTCAAGAAGGTGTTG AATTGGATCACGTGGAGATAATGTTGAGGCTTACCGGAGACGCAGCTAAATTGCACTGGTTACTGAGAACGGGAATGAGCGTTTTTCATTGCTCGGCAGTTCAGTGCTACGTATTGTCCTCATTGTTTTTTCTGACGG AATCAACTCGTGACGAAATGGCTAGTTTTGGAGGATTTCAATATCTTGTTCATGTCATGACATCTCCTCGCTACTTGGACAACGCTGAAATTCAAGAAAAGACTTGCTCTTGCTTGGCGACATTTTGTAGAGCGCATC GTGACAATAAGCAGCGTGCGACGAATTGTGGAGCGTTGATTGCCGTAATTGATACCATGAAAAGATTTTTGTATCACAAACAAAATGCCAACCCGAAGCTATTTCAAGAAGCGCTTGCAGCCATGGTAAACATGACGTCAGGCATAG CTGAAAACCAAGTCACTGCTGCAAAAAGAAGTGTCATTGGTCTAGTTCTTCGTATAATGGAAACGTTTGAGCACGATTTGGAGTTGACTAGATGGGGAGCAGCACTATTGGCAACTGTTTGCAACGAAAACG AAGAGAACATACGAAGAGCGGAAAAACAGTCTGTAATATCTCGACTGGTGCACACGTGGCAATGTAGAATGGGCGACGAAGTAACGGTATTGTGGGTGTCGAAAGCAACGGCAAGAATGTGCGCTGTGAACG AAATGATTGACAAGTTTTGTCAGCAAGGAGCTCTCGAGCTCGTTCAAGAAGCAACAGCATTATACAGCGGCAAGGATCGTTCTCCTATTGAATTGTCTCTACGCCAATGCATGCACTTGCTTCTGAAAGAAGAG AGTGCAGACGaccaaaagaaaag TGTTTGGAGAAATTTGTCAGAGAAAGGGCTTCGTTTTACCTATAACGTACAAGTATTCGATTATCGCTGCAGATCTCAATAG
- the LOC136188809 gene encoding acidic fibroblast growth factor intracellular-binding protein B-like isoform X2 has protein sequence MPEVRAELSVFVSDPIVVDESLFALWLSGLSAKDAAEARKGKESEPEVSDHILLLDTIQQFSTFAMLEQYLQHPSKLETQTIFQIAPESRQMLLRKYYSYDAAVIREFIGKKLTSRNRKDLDDVSEKTRIPIRSCRRQFDNVKRIFRAVEDLEGSLFANVCKEFLLPESLARKYACFAFISDCRFETGKKRLAYLTLDDFIYCANEMIQNWTYGMQVHEQTGEPGIDLDRQFLHFLADLKGELGDKDVLEQYRNAMKPLLVEAIPGSQFRLMDTNVKSFFKTLLKIGEGLVHSKDLKDFFSDIVEKFVEPCRGQEIKKESVECFLRLSLKVSRQLPPLRQTLEAQTVFERYMTTVQCCILRVY, from the exons ATGCCTGAAGTACGAGCCGAGCTCAGCGTCTTCGTTAGTGATCCCATAGTCGTGGACGAGTCTCTCTTCGCACTATGGCTGAGCGGTCTTAGCG CCAAAGACGCCGCAGAGGCCAGGAAAGGCAAGGAATCAGAACCGGAGGTTTCTGATCACATTCTACTGCTGGACACCATACAGCAGTTCAGCACGTTTGCCATGCTCGAGCAATATCTCCAACATCCGTCCAAACTCGAAACGCAGACGATATTCCAGATCGCGCCCGAATCGCGTCAAATGCTTCTGAGAAA ataCTATTCGTATGATGCTGCCGTTATACGGGAGTTTATTGGTAAGAAGTTGACGTCGCGAAATCGAAAAGATCTCGATGACGTGAGCGAAAAGACTCGAATTCCTATAAGAAGCTGTCGGCGTCAA TTTGACAATGTCAAGAGGATTTTCAGGGCTGTTGAAGATCTCGAAGGATCTTTGTTTGCTAATGTGTGCAAGGAGTTCTTGCTGCCCGAGTCTTTGGCTAG GAAATATGCTTGCTTTGCATTCATTTCTGATTGTCGTtttgaaactggaaaaaagAG ACTTGCGTATCTCACTCTGGACGATTTCATCTATTGTGCCAACGAAATGATTCAGAATTGGACGTACGGAATGCAAG TTCATGAACAGACTGGCGAGCCTGGCATTGACCTCGATCGTCAGTTCCTCCACTTTCTTGCTGATCTGAAAGGAGAACTCGGCGACAAAGACGTATTGGAACAATATCGAAA tgcTATGAAGCCGCTTCTTGTAGAAGCCATTCCCGGGTCTCAGTTCAGACTAATGGATACCAACGTTAAG TCCTTTTTCAAAACCCTTCTAAAGATTGGAGAGGGCCTCGTCCACAGCAAAGACctaaaagattttttctcagaCATAGTTGAAAAG TTCGTCGAGCCTTGTCGCGGacaagaaatcaaaaaagaaagcgtcgaatgctttcttcgtctttcgctcAAAGTGTCGCGCCAGCTACCACCCCTAAGGCAAACTCTTGAG GCCCAGACGGTCTTTGAACGATACATGACAACAGTCCAGTGCTGCATACTGAGGGTCTATTGA
- the LOC136188809 gene encoding acidic fibroblast growth factor intracellular-binding protein B-like isoform X1 encodes MPEVRAELSVFVSDPIVVDESLFALWLSGLSAKDAAEARKGKESEPEVSDHILLLDTIQQFSTFAMLEQYLQHPSKLETQTIFQIAPESRQMLLRKYYSYDAAVIREFIGKKLTSRNRKDLDDVSEKTRIPIRSCRRQFDNVKRIFRAVEDLEGSLFANVCKEFLLPESLARKYACFAFISDCRFETGKKRLAYLTLDDFIYCANEMIQNWTYGMQVHEQTGEPGIDLDRQFLHFLADLKGELGDKDVLEQYRKCVEFAHYKSSLILFFFSSAMKPLLVEAIPGSQFRLMDTNVKSFFKTLLKIGEGLVHSKDLKDFFSDIVEKFVEPCRGQEIKKESVECFLRLSLKVSRQLPPLRQTLEAQTVFERYMTTVQCCILRVY; translated from the exons ATGCCTGAAGTACGAGCCGAGCTCAGCGTCTTCGTTAGTGATCCCATAGTCGTGGACGAGTCTCTCTTCGCACTATGGCTGAGCGGTCTTAGCG CCAAAGACGCCGCAGAGGCCAGGAAAGGCAAGGAATCAGAACCGGAGGTTTCTGATCACATTCTACTGCTGGACACCATACAGCAGTTCAGCACGTTTGCCATGCTCGAGCAATATCTCCAACATCCGTCCAAACTCGAAACGCAGACGATATTCCAGATCGCGCCCGAATCGCGTCAAATGCTTCTGAGAAA ataCTATTCGTATGATGCTGCCGTTATACGGGAGTTTATTGGTAAGAAGTTGACGTCGCGAAATCGAAAAGATCTCGATGACGTGAGCGAAAAGACTCGAATTCCTATAAGAAGCTGTCGGCGTCAA TTTGACAATGTCAAGAGGATTTTCAGGGCTGTTGAAGATCTCGAAGGATCTTTGTTTGCTAATGTGTGCAAGGAGTTCTTGCTGCCCGAGTCTTTGGCTAG GAAATATGCTTGCTTTGCATTCATTTCTGATTGTCGTtttgaaactggaaaaaagAG ACTTGCGTATCTCACTCTGGACGATTTCATCTATTGTGCCAACGAAATGATTCAGAATTGGACGTACGGAATGCAAG TTCATGAACAGACTGGCGAGCCTGGCATTGACCTCGATCGTCAGTTCCTCCACTTTCTTGCTGATCTGAAAGGAGAACTCGGCGACAAAGACGTATTGGAACAATATCGAAAGTGCGTTGAATTTGCTCACTACAAATCTTCGCTgattctgttttttttttcaagtgcTATGAAGCCGCTTCTTGTAGAAGCCATTCCCGGGTCTCAGTTCAGACTAATGGATACCAACGTTAAG TCCTTTTTCAAAACCCTTCTAAAGATTGGAGAGGGCCTCGTCCACAGCAAAGACctaaaagattttttctcagaCATAGTTGAAAAG TTCGTCGAGCCTTGTCGCGGacaagaaatcaaaaaagaaagcgtcgaatgctttcttcgtctttcgctcAAAGTGTCGCGCCAGCTACCACCCCTAAGGCAAACTCTTGAG GCCCAGACGGTCTTTGAACGATACATGACAACAGTCCAGTGCTGCATACTGAGGGTCTATTGA
- the LOC136188803 gene encoding uncharacterized protein produces MSQEPKKASGTSPHSKPTHPTAKQKGNRFGILDTPQPTSSTPKPRYKRLRSQDWQNERLSDKQRTFLATHLGRYWFDLAREGFGIAETILDGIEYRCGRDYKRQALEMLAVWIEKTGPESATSGAANRALQRIGLRDLAERHKSFARAESKRAKENRERRVSFGKSEVYQFDGSKPVSPTLAPHRNHQKPCIPDQRTDDLRGTTWAVIGQLPTDLEQTLRQLDVSFVSQCQSSSCDGVLVIVPLRDVESLSMKSPIDESLVVVNVLQSEDSEPPAFSQSALRIDYFRSVVRDRIAEKINQCLVKNDDEKESGNITMDLSDNPVGYREHPYFLIRLHSARHFQLMQSFFGQPRFLYIFMILLVFVLLAAQFFILVKITSEFADDGGNRRRHALSAFLVNGLLRFALPVAAICRLFYVCHSSITQSSSWRACLSLSDALGAVRYFNERNYYSFGEAETKFRTAARAQTIQPKINAICSWQVACSLLHAFLQITFLSYCGALSHVFYRGRSPYVKMTSQVLDYFGLLLALASSHLVVTLYSIDMKLYKHAAVLRQRGVHLRGIDWEHIPVSWRTSSGLPIYLMTIAILMSCCLHLDSIVAEETLFTVVACFCFADLLQNCPSSLMVFVGTGSEIFAYPLLALLYGAHSLCSNNRRGFFTVWILLLIQKGVSLLIREPIVVTSCRSSSAFMKEYSVKTFFCLVLVVCWLYAFSRFFDT; encoded by the exons ATGAGTCAAGAGCCCAAAAAGGCGTCTGGAACGTCTCCACACAGCAAGCCAACGCATCCGACAGCGAAGCAAAAAGGGAACCGCTTTGGGATCCTCGACACCCCTCAGCCTACAAGTAGCACACCTAAACCGCGGTACAAGAGACTTCGCAGCCAGGATTGGCAGAACGAGCGCCTATCAGACAAACAACGAACGTTTCTGGCCACGCATCTCGGCCGCTACTGGTTCGATTTAGCTCGCGAAGGCTTCGGTATCGCGGAGACGATTCTCGATGGCATCGAATATCGGTGCGGTCGCGACTACAAGCGACAAGCGCTAGAAATGCTCGCCGTTTGGATCGAAAAGACGGGACCGgagtcggcgacgtcgggcGCGGCGAATCGCGCTCTACAACGAATCGGACTGCGAGATCTCGCCGAGAGGCACAAGTCGTTTGCGCGCGCGGAGTCGAAAAGGGCGAAGGAGAATCGCGAGAGACGCGTTAGTTTCGGTAAGAGCGAAGTGTACCAATTCGATGGCTCGAAGCCCGTCTCGCCGACGTTAGCACCCCACCGGAACCATCAGAAACCCTGTATCCCAGATCAAAGAACAG ATGACCTACGCGGTACGACATGGGCGGTTATAGGACAACTTCCCACGGATCTTGAACAGACTCTACGCCAATTAGACGTTTCGTTTGTGTCCCAATgtcagtcgtcgtcgtgcgacggCGTCTTGGTGATTGTGCCCCTGCGAGACGTCGAGTCATTGTCTATGAAGTCACCGATTGACgagtctctcgtcgtcgtcaacgtacTCCAAAGCGAGGATAGCGAACCCCCGGCCTTCTCTCAATCGGCTTTACGAATCGACTACTTTCGATCGGTCGTCAGAGATCGCATAgccgagaaaatcaatcaatgtTTAGTGAAgaacgacgatgagaagGAGTCCGGAAACATCACAATGGACCTTTCAGATAATCCGGTTGGATATCGAGAGCATCCTTACTTCCTAATCCGACTTCACTCGGCTCGTCATTTCCAACTCATGCAGTCGTTCTTCGGTCAACCGCGTTTCCTCTATATCTTCATGATTCTACTAGTCTTCGTTCTCCTCGCCGCTCAATTCTTCATTCTCGTCAAAATCACGAGCGagttcgccgacgacggcggcaatcgtcgacgtcacgcatTGAGCGCCTTTCTCGTCAACGGTCTCCTCCGTTTCGCTCttcccgtcgccgcgatATGTCGACTCTTCTACGTATGTCATTCGTCGATCacgcagtcgtcgtcgtggcgaGCTTGTCTCTCCCTGAGCGACGCTCTCGGCGCCGTACGATATTTCAACGAGCGGAACTACTACTCGTTCGGCGAGGCGGagacgaaatttcgaacgGCCGCTCGAGCGCAGACAATTCAGCCCAAAATCAACGCGATTTGCTCGTGGCAAGTCGCCTGTTCTCTATTGCACGCTTTTCTTCAAATCACTTTTCTCTCCTACTGCGGTGCCTTGAGTCACGTCTTCTATCGTGGACGATCGCCCTATGTTAAGATGACGAGTCAAGTGCTCGACTACTTTGGTCTTCTCCTTGCCTTAGCCTCTTCTCACCTCGTTGTCACGCTCTACAGCATCGATATGAAATTGTACAAGCACGCGGCCGTGCTTCGTCAGAGAGGCGTGCACTTACGTGGCATCGACTGGGAACACATTCCCGTGAGCTGGCGCACGTCCAGCGGTCTACCCATATATTTAATGACTATTGCAATTTTGATGAGTTGCTGTCTTCATCTCGATTCCATTGTCGCCGAAGAAACGTTGTTTACTGTCGTGGCGTGTTTCTGCTTTGCTGATTTGCTGCAGAACTGTCCATCAAGTCTGATGGTGTTTGTTGGGACGGGTTCGGAAATTTTCGCCTATCCTTTGCTGGCTTTGCTCTATGGAGCTCATTCTCTCTGTTCTAATAACAGACGAGGTTTTTTCACCGTGTggattcttcttctcattcAAAAAGGCGTTTCTCTGCTGATCAGAGAGCCGATAGTTGTGACGAGCTGCCGTTCTTCGTCTGCGTTTATGAAGGAATACTCTGtgaaaacgttcttttgtctcgttctcgtcgtgtGCTGGCTTTacgctttttctcgcttttttgaTACGTGA